One window of Tenacibaculum maritimum NCIMB 2154 genomic DNA carries:
- a CDS encoding IPExxxVDY family protein — MQKYSLEIDDFSEPDYVLIGIHTALEDYKFTYLLNRKLKIQLSRANFDLDFHSNNNKAIFPVYQYIDEKLDHKWSLVSNIYREISIPKEKGLFKESDSITYLISEKKKVDFLLKLEGGFDYEFIVKTIEYINKIKQVVTSYQIEVGSLKSKEFLIF, encoded by the coding sequence ATGCAAAAATATTCATTAGAAATAGATGATTTTTCCGAGCCTGATTATGTTTTAATAGGCATACATACAGCATTGGAAGATTACAAGTTTACTTATTTATTGAATAGAAAACTAAAAATACAGCTCTCAAGAGCAAATTTTGATTTAGATTTTCATAGTAATAATAATAAGGCTATTTTCCCCGTTTATCAGTATATTGATGAAAAGTTAGATCATAAGTGGTCTCTTGTCTCTAATATATATAGAGAAATATCAATACCAAAAGAAAAAGGATTATTTAAAGAAAGTGATTCTATAACGTATTTGATTTCAGAGAAAAAAAAAGTAGATTTTCTTTTGAAATTAGAAGGAGGGTTCGATTATGAATTTATCGTAAAGACTATTGAATATATTAATAAAATAAAGCAAGTAGTTACCTCATATCAAATAGAAGTAGGTTCTTTAAAATCAAAAGAATTTTTAATTTTTTAA
- the pyk gene encoding pyruvate kinase encodes MPHNKKTKIVATLGPATNTKEILADMAAAGVNVFRINFSHADYDVVKLRVQQIREINKERGYNVAILADLQGPKLRVGVMEEGVELKEGDSFTFTTEECVGTNKKAFMTYKRFPKDVKEGEYILVDDGKLMFKVTSTNKKDKVIAKVVVGGALKSKKGVNLPNTNISLPALTDKDKKDAVFALEQEVDWIALSFVRNPEDLRMLRDLIAQKSSYRVPVIAKIEKPEAVEHIDALIPYCDGLMVARGDLGVEVPMQEVPLIQKSLVQRAKKARIPVIIATQMMETMIENSVPTRAEVNDVANSIMDGADAVMLSGETSVGKHPVKVIEKMTEIIGSVEYSPLIKVPQAPPHIKTDRYITKSVCHHAALMADDIQAAAISTLTNSGYTAFQISAWRPKSHVLAFSSERRILGKLNLLWGVRAFYYDKDGSTDDTVIDINQLSKEKGFVKQGDYMINLTSMPVEEKGMVNTLRVSCIV; translated from the coding sequence ATGCCACATAATAAAAAAACTAAAATAGTAGCAACATTAGGACCTGCTACAAATACAAAAGAAATATTAGCCGATATGGCAGCTGCGGGAGTCAATGTTTTTAGAATTAATTTTTCGCATGCTGACTATGATGTTGTGAAATTAAGAGTACAGCAAATTAGAGAAATTAATAAGGAAAGAGGATATAATGTAGCAATTTTAGCAGATTTGCAAGGACCAAAACTACGTGTGGGGGTGATGGAAGAAGGAGTGGAATTGAAAGAAGGCGATTCTTTTACTTTTACAACTGAAGAATGTGTCGGAACAAATAAAAAGGCGTTTATGACTTATAAGCGCTTTCCAAAAGACGTAAAAGAAGGAGAATATATTTTGGTAGATGACGGTAAGCTTATGTTTAAAGTAACCTCAACGAATAAGAAAGATAAAGTGATAGCGAAAGTAGTTGTTGGAGGCGCTTTAAAATCAAAAAAAGGTGTTAATTTACCTAATACGAATATATCGTTACCGGCATTAACAGATAAAGATAAGAAAGATGCCGTTTTTGCTTTAGAACAAGAAGTAGATTGGATTGCTTTATCGTTTGTAAGAAACCCAGAGGATTTAAGAATGCTACGCGATTTAATAGCTCAAAAATCTTCATATAGGGTTCCTGTGATTGCCAAAATAGAAAAACCAGAAGCAGTTGAGCATATTGATGCTTTAATTCCTTATTGCGATGGGTTAATGGTTGCTCGTGGAGATTTAGGAGTTGAAGTGCCAATGCAAGAAGTTCCTCTTATCCAAAAAAGTTTGGTTCAAAGAGCTAAAAAGGCAAGGATTCCTGTGATTATAGCTACTCAGATGATGGAAACAATGATAGAAAACTCAGTTCCAACTAGGGCTGAAGTAAATGATGTAGCAAATTCTATTATGGATGGAGCAGATGCAGTGATGCTATCAGGAGAAACATCAGTAGGAAAGCATCCTGTTAAGGTGATAGAAAAAATGACGGAAATTATAGGAAGTGTAGAATATTCTCCATTGATTAAAGTGCCGCAAGCACCTCCTCATATAAAAACAGATCGTTATATAACCAAATCCGTTTGCCATCATGCAGCATTGATGGCAGATGATATTCAAGCCGCAGCAATTTCTACATTAACAAATAGTGGATATACCGCATTTCAAATTTCAGCATGGAGACCCAAGTCGCATGTGCTAGCTTTTTCTTCTGAGAGAAGAATTTTAGGAAAGCTGAACTTACTGTGGGGGGTTAGAGCCTTCTATTATGATAAAGATGGAAGCACAGATGACACTGTAATTGACATCAATCAGCTATCTAAGGAGAAGGGTTTTGTGAAGCAGGGAGATTATATGATTAATTTGACTTCAATGCCTGTTGAAGAAAAAGGAATGGTAAATACTTTGAGAGTTTCTTGTATCGTATAG
- a CDS encoding single-stranded DNA-binding protein produces the protein MNTLRNKVQLIGNLGNDPEIITLEDGKKLAKISLATNDSYKDASGEKIDKVYWHNLIAWNKTAEIVEKYLTKGKEIAIEGKLVSRSYETKEGEKRYITEIVINELLMLGAK, from the coding sequence ATGAATACGTTAAGAAACAAAGTACAGTTAATTGGAAATTTAGGTAATGATCCAGAAATTATTACACTAGAAGATGGTAAAAAATTAGCAAAAATTTCATTAGCTACTAATGATAGCTATAAAGATGCTTCAGGAGAGAAGATTGATAAAGTCTATTGGCATAATCTTATTGCTTGGAATAAAACCGCTGAAATTGTAGAGAAGTATTTAACTAAAGGAAAGGAAATAGCTATTGAAGGAAAGCTAGTATCTAGAAGTTACGAAACTAAAGAAGGGGAGAAAAGGTATATCACGGAAATTGTTATTAATGAATTATTGATGCTAGGAGCTAAGTAG
- a CDS encoding deoxyhypusine synthase family protein has product MNTNKKPVSEFIEKFFLHFNAASLVDAAKGYESQLEQGSKMLVSLAGAMSTAELGKIFAEMIRQDKVHIISCTGANLEEDIMNLVAHSHYKRIPDYRDLTPSDEWDLLLKGLNRVTDTCIPEEEAFRRLEKHIYKIWKDAEENEERFFPHEFMYKLLLSGVLEEYYEIDLKDSWMYAAAQKNLPIVVPGWEDSTMGNIFASYTMKGMLKASTMKTGIEYMGFLANWYTNNSDNGIGFFQIGGGIAGDFPICVVPMLYQDMEMTETPFWSYFCQISDSTTSYGSYSGAVPNEKITWGKLGIETPKYIIESDATIVAPLIFAYLLKM; this is encoded by the coding sequence ATGAATACTAATAAAAAACCTGTTTCAGAATTTATTGAAAAATTCTTTTTACATTTCAATGCAGCTTCTCTAGTAGATGCAGCAAAAGGGTATGAATCTCAATTAGAGCAAGGTTCTAAAATGCTAGTTTCATTAGCTGGAGCCATGAGTACTGCCGAACTAGGTAAAATATTTGCTGAAATGATACGACAAGATAAAGTTCATATCATCTCTTGTACTGGTGCTAACTTAGAAGAGGACATCATGAATTTAGTTGCTCACTCTCATTATAAACGAATTCCTGACTATCGTGACTTAACTCCTTCTGATGAGTGGGATTTGCTTTTAAAAGGATTAAATCGTGTTACTGACACTTGTATTCCAGAAGAAGAAGCCTTTAGACGTTTAGAAAAGCATATCTATAAGATTTGGAAAGATGCCGAAGAAAATGAAGAAAGGTTTTTTCCTCATGAATTTATGTACAAACTATTACTCTCTGGGGTACTAGAAGAATATTATGAAATTGACCTCAAAGATTCTTGGATGTATGCCGCTGCTCAAAAAAACTTACCAATAGTGGTTCCTGGCTGGGAAGACTCTACCATGGGAAACATCTTTGCTTCATATACAATGAAAGGAATGTTGAAAGCTTCTACCATGAAAACTGGAATAGAATATATGGGGTTTCTTGCTAATTGGTACACAAATAATTCTGATAACGGGATTGGTTTTTTCCAAATAGGAGGAGGAATTGCTGGAGACTTTCCTATATGTGTCGTTCCAATGCTATATCAAGATATGGAAATGACAGAAACTCCTTTCTGGAGTTATTTTTGCCAGATCTCAGATTCAACTACGAGTTATGGATCCTATTCAGGTGCTGTTCCTAATGAAAAAATTACTTGGGGAAAGCTAGGAATCGAAACTCCTAAATACATTATTGAAAGTGATGCTACAATAGTAGCTCCTCTGATCTTTGCTTACCTTTTAAAAATGTAA
- the speB gene encoding agmatinase — translation METTKTYAGIPEKYAKLETSKIVLIPVPYDETSTWQKGADKGIDAFLEASENMELYDIETNSEVYKEGIYITEKITEKSSPEAMVNTVHQLTKKYINKNKFVTILGGEHSISIGTIRAFNECFDNLTVLHIDAHADLRKEYDGSPYSHACAVYEANQHTNLIQVGIRSMDISETRVMNRDKVFFAHEMATNEYWMDDVIDLLTNDVFITFDLDALDPSIMPSTGTPEPGGLLWYETLSFLSKVFSKKNVVGFDLVELCPNPNEKSSDFLAAKLYYKMLSYKFSSNLEEEEEDFEDKSNSPFNKLLKFKDNNEY, via the coding sequence ATGGAAACAACTAAAACTTACGCAGGAATCCCTGAGAAATACGCTAAATTAGAAACCTCGAAAATCGTATTAATACCCGTTCCTTATGATGAAACTAGCACCTGGCAAAAAGGGGCGGACAAAGGTATCGATGCTTTTTTAGAAGCCTCTGAAAATATGGAACTATACGATATAGAAACGAATTCAGAAGTATATAAAGAAGGCATATATATCACTGAGAAGATTACTGAAAAATCTTCCCCAGAAGCAATGGTAAATACAGTGCACCAATTAACTAAAAAATATATCAATAAAAACAAATTTGTAACAATATTAGGAGGTGAACATTCCATCTCAATAGGAACAATCCGTGCATTTAATGAATGTTTCGATAATTTAACCGTTTTACATATTGATGCTCACGCCGACCTTAGAAAAGAATATGATGGCTCTCCTTATAGTCATGCTTGCGCTGTTTATGAGGCTAATCAACACACTAACTTGATCCAAGTTGGTATTCGTAGCATGGATATTTCTGAAACCCGAGTTATGAATAGAGATAAAGTTTTTTTCGCGCATGAAATGGCTACCAATGAATACTGGATGGATGATGTAATAGACTTGCTTACCAATGACGTATTTATAACTTTTGATTTAGACGCGCTGGATCCATCTATTATGCCTAGTACAGGAACTCCTGAACCGGGAGGGCTACTTTGGTATGAAACTCTTTCTTTTTTAAGTAAAGTATTCTCTAAGAAAAACGTAGTTGGTTTCGACCTAGTTGAACTTTGTCCCAATCCAAATGAAAAATCATCTGATTTTTTAGCAGCAAAATTGTATTATAAAATGTTGAGTTATAAGTTTTCTTCAAACCTTGAGGAAGAGGAGGAAGATTTCGAAGACAAAAGCAACTCTCCTTTTAATAAACTTTTAAAATTTAAAGATAATAATGAATACTAA
- a CDS encoding type III PLP-dependent enzyme domain-containing protein → MNTKYKDLIEQTFDFPQEEFQIKNNNLFFHEIDMVQLVKQYGTPLKFTYLPKISENINKAKSWFNKAIKKLNYQGKYHYSYCTKSSHFKYILEEALKNNIHIETSSAFDIDIVKSLKKEGKLNNASFVLCNGFKRDQYITNIASLIDEGHKNCIPIIDNYEELNLLLNETSNHFKVGIRIASEEEPKFEFYTSRLGIGYKNIVSFYKREIEKNPQIELKMLHFFINTGIKDNAYYWNELLKCISVYIELKKICPTLDSLNIGGGFPIKNSLAFDYDYEYMVEEILNQIKATCDDAKVNVPNIFTEFGSFTVGESGGAIYEVLYQKKQNDREKWNMINSSFITTLPDSWAINKRFIMLPLNKWDVKYERVLLGGLTCDSDDYYNSEQHINAIYLPMYEKNSPLYIGFFNTGAYQESIGGFGGLQHCLIPNPKHILISKNKEGKTITRLFKEQQKSEELLSILGYGNN, encoded by the coding sequence ATGAACACTAAATATAAAGACTTAATCGAGCAAACATTTGATTTCCCTCAAGAGGAGTTTCAAATAAAAAATAACAACTTATTTTTTCACGAAATAGATATGGTGCAGTTGGTTAAACAATATGGCACCCCATTAAAATTTACCTACTTACCAAAAATATCTGAAAATATTAACAAGGCTAAAAGTTGGTTTAACAAAGCCATCAAAAAGTTAAATTATCAAGGAAAGTATCACTATTCATATTGTACTAAAAGTTCGCATTTTAAATATATTTTAGAAGAGGCTCTTAAAAATAATATTCATATTGAAACTTCTTCTGCTTTTGATATAGATATTGTAAAATCTTTGAAAAAAGAAGGCAAACTAAATAATGCCTCTTTTGTTTTATGCAACGGTTTTAAAAGAGATCAATATATTACTAATATTGCTAGTTTGATAGATGAAGGACATAAGAATTGTATTCCTATAATAGATAACTACGAAGAATTGAATCTTCTATTAAATGAAACTAGCAACCACTTTAAAGTGGGCATACGTATAGCCTCTGAAGAAGAGCCTAAGTTTGAATTTTATACAAGCAGGCTTGGAATTGGTTATAAAAATATTGTTTCTTTTTATAAAAGAGAAATTGAAAAAAATCCTCAGATAGAACTAAAAATGCTTCATTTTTTTATCAATACAGGAATTAAAGACAATGCTTATTACTGGAATGAACTCTTAAAATGTATTAGTGTTTATATTGAGCTAAAGAAGATATGCCCTACCCTTGATAGTTTAAATATAGGAGGTGGCTTTCCTATTAAAAACTCATTAGCATTTGATTATGACTACGAGTATATGGTTGAAGAAATTCTTAATCAAATCAAAGCTACCTGCGATGATGCAAAAGTAAACGTACCTAATATCTTTACCGAATTTGGGTCTTTTACAGTTGGAGAGTCTGGGGGGGCTATTTACGAAGTTTTATACCAAAAGAAACAAAATGACCGCGAAAAATGGAATATGATTAATTCATCATTTATCACCACCCTACCAGACTCTTGGGCTATCAATAAACGCTTCATCATGCTACCTCTTAATAAGTGGGATGTAAAGTATGAAAGAGTTTTACTTGGAGGATTAACTTGCGATAGTGATGATTACTATAACTCCGAGCAACACATCAATGCCATCTACTTACCTATGTATGAAAAAAATTCGCCCTTATATATTGGTTTCTTTAACACAGGGGCTTATCAAGAAAGTATCGGCGGTTTTGGTGGCTTGCAACATTGCTTAATACCAAACCCTAAACATATTTTAATTAGTAAAAACAAAGAAGGGAAAACAATTACTAGATTATTTAAAGAACAACAAAAAAGTGAAGAACTACTTTCAATTCTAGGGTATGGAAACAACTAA
- a CDS encoding site-specific integrase, with amino-acid sequence MSNLVLQSTHGVIRFSLKESIKSLELTPKKESLIMLHFSSKGRRFKKSIGYKCSLKNWDVTKQRVKTGKGMVANAYEVNAFINNIQSYAEEELTKIKKINDFIDVKLLSSLIEKKIKGEDEIDREEEKNKELIYYSRKVLEQKKSQIKIVTTRSCNQTIKMLEKYEKSSGYLLRFDDVDLSFYRGFVQFLENEGYSLNSVGKHIKNLKVFLNDALTNGVTDNSIFKSRSFKVLKETTTEIFLTKEELEILANEDFSKRSKLELAKDIFLIGCYTGQRVSDYNGFTEENIEVIKGREVIKIHQKKTGTIVRIPITSKIQKVMDRYNGGFPPKLSEPILRENIKLACKKAGFKELITVSYTKGGRLVREGIPKYDLVKTHTARRTFCTNHYIDQKPIQNIMLFSGHKTEREFLKYVRIEKREEALIVMESGFFD; translated from the coding sequence ATGAGCAATTTAGTATTACAAAGTACACATGGTGTAATTAGATTTAGTTTAAAAGAATCAATTAAAAGTTTAGAGTTAACTCCTAAAAAAGAGAGTTTGATTATGTTGCATTTTTCCTCAAAAGGAAGACGCTTTAAAAAGAGTATAGGTTATAAGTGTAGCTTAAAGAATTGGGATGTAACTAAGCAAAGAGTTAAAACGGGGAAAGGAATGGTTGCGAATGCCTATGAGGTTAATGCATTTATAAACAATATCCAATCTTATGCAGAAGAAGAACTTACTAAAATCAAAAAAATAAATGATTTTATAGATGTAAAATTGCTATCATCTTTAATAGAAAAAAAGATAAAAGGAGAAGATGAAATAGATAGGGAAGAAGAGAAAAATAAAGAATTGATTTATTACTCTAGAAAGGTATTAGAGCAAAAGAAAAGTCAAATTAAAATAGTGACAACAAGATCATGTAACCAAACAATTAAAATGTTAGAAAAGTATGAGAAGTCAAGTGGATACTTATTAAGGTTTGATGATGTTGATTTATCTTTTTACAGAGGGTTCGTTCAGTTTTTAGAGAATGAAGGCTATAGTTTAAATAGTGTAGGGAAACATATTAAGAATCTTAAAGTTTTTCTCAATGACGCTCTAACTAATGGGGTTACTGATAATTCAATTTTTAAAAGTAGAAGCTTTAAGGTGTTAAAAGAAACTACAACAGAGATATTTCTAACTAAAGAAGAATTAGAAATCTTAGCTAATGAAGATTTTAGTAAAAGATCAAAACTAGAATTGGCAAAGGATATTTTTTTGATAGGTTGTTATACTGGGCAAAGGGTTAGCGATTATAATGGCTTCACAGAAGAAAATATTGAGGTCATTAAAGGTCGTGAAGTTATTAAGATACATCAGAAAAAGACAGGTACGATTGTTCGTATTCCAATTACTTCTAAGATTCAAAAGGTAATGGATAGATATAATGGAGGTTTTCCGCCAAAACTAAGCGAACCAATTTTAAGAGAGAATATAAAATTAGCTTGTAAAAAAGCTGGGTTTAAAGAATTGATAACAGTTTCTTATACAAAAGGAGGAAGGTTAGTAAGAGAAGGAATTCCAAAGTATGATTTAGTTAAAACACATACTGCGAGAAGAACATTTTGTACAAATCATTATATCGATCAAAAACCTATTCAAAATATAATGCTTTTTTCTGGTCATAAAACAGAACGAGAATTTTTAAAGTATGTTAGAATTGAAAAAAGGGAAGAGGCTTTAATAGTGATGGAAAGTGGTTTTTTTGATTGA
- a CDS encoding ATP-dependent helicase — MDTINQIKKKIEKNISYVLEAGAGSGKTYALIQTINYLIETKGEKIQLNNQRIVCITYTNVAKNEIIERLQNNPLVLVSTIHEFLWDCIKPYNKQLLIEFDKINTVNNKKEPSKYESGLINRIKSVEYSDRKFSDFENGKIGHDDLITLSLKMFENNKLLTTILASKYPYILVDEYQDTAPETIQSLVDFLLTRNKKKILIGFYGDSHQKIYNTGIGSLNEYIISKKITLITKPENYRSSHSVIKLLNKIRTNIEQKIPDGIEKKQGSIQFINCTNYTDKEKNQKTKEYEDSLVPLKNVNYDNIISTLKKKGWNFSENSEDKILIIANSRVAKRGGFGDLYTTYARRYGQGANEALLKRENPITAFFVGSMDKKTSIERKTGIEHLVSFYENKNYNDIIHFLKRNDDTSVNLRKHEDKKIIIDKIEELIKIRETKKVKDVFDFLINNKLIKFSQGMLRFIERIKTDTEGLDENTKKRIEKDIGFNSSLMELPYIEFVNLFKHTQNQNVFSTKHGTKGEEYRNVLVVIDDTSWKSQYKFEGYFDNSDNSNERKERTKNLFYVSCSRAKENLVVLALSKMGEQAMKQIEVWFGSENIKQIK, encoded by the coding sequence ATGGACACAATTAATCAAATTAAGAAAAAAATTGAAAAAAACATTAGTTATGTCTTAGAAGCTGGTGCTGGCTCAGGAAAAACGTATGCATTAATACAAACAATTAATTATTTAATAGAAACCAAAGGAGAAAAAATACAATTAAATAATCAAAGAATTGTTTGTATTACATACACTAATGTTGCCAAAAATGAAATTATAGAACGCTTACAAAACAATCCTTTAGTACTAGTTTCTACTATTCATGAGTTTCTTTGGGATTGTATTAAACCATATAATAAACAACTTTTAATTGAGTTTGATAAAATTAACACCGTAAACAATAAAAAAGAGCCAAGTAAATATGAGTCAGGACTAATTAATAGAATTAAAAGTGTAGAGTACAGTGATAGAAAATTTAGTGATTTTGAAAATGGAAAAATTGGGCATGATGACTTAATAACACTTAGTCTAAAGATGTTTGAAAACAATAAACTGTTAACTACAATTTTGGCATCTAAATATCCATATATACTCGTGGATGAATATCAAGATACAGCTCCTGAAACTATACAATCATTAGTTGATTTTCTTTTAACTAGAAACAAGAAAAAAATTCTTATTGGTTTTTACGGAGATTCTCACCAAAAAATATATAATACAGGCATTGGTTCTTTAAATGAATATATTATTTCTAAAAAAATAACTTTAATTACAAAACCCGAAAATTATAGAAGCTCACATAGTGTAATTAAGCTGTTAAATAAAATCCGAACAAATATTGAACAAAAAATACCTGACGGAATTGAAAAAAAACAAGGTAGTATACAATTTATAAATTGTACAAATTATACTGATAAAGAGAAAAATCAAAAAACAAAAGAATATGAAGATTCTTTAGTACCCTTAAAAAATGTTAACTATGATAATATTATTTCTACATTAAAAAAGAAAGGATGGAATTTTAGTGAAAACAGTGAAGATAAAATATTAATTATAGCAAATAGCAGAGTAGCAAAAAGAGGAGGGTTTGGGGATTTATATACTACTTATGCTCGTCGTTATGGTCAGGGAGCAAATGAAGCACTTTTAAAAAGAGAGAATCCAATTACAGCTTTTTTTGTAGGTTCTATGGATAAAAAAACATCAATAGAGCGAAAAACAGGAATAGAACACTTGGTTTCATTTTATGAAAACAAAAACTACAATGATATTATTCATTTTTTGAAACGAAATGACGACACATCTGTGAACTTAAGAAAACATGAGGATAAAAAAATAATTATAGATAAAATAGAAGAGTTAATTAAGATACGTGAAACAAAAAAGGTGAAAGATGTATTTGATTTCCTTATCAATAACAAGCTTATTAAGTTCTCTCAAGGAATGTTAAGGTTTATTGAAAGGATTAAAACTGATACAGAAGGGTTAGATGAGAATACTAAAAAAAGAATAGAAAAAGATATTGGATTTAACTCTTCTTTAATGGAGCTTCCATATATAGAGTTTGTTAACCTTTTTAAACATACTCAGAATCAAAATGTATTTTCTACAAAACACGGAACAAAGGGAGAAGAATATCGTAATGTACTAGTAGTTATAGACGATACAAGTTGGAAATCACAATACAAGTTTGAAGGATATTTTGACAATAGTGATAATAGTAACGAAAGAAAAGAAAGAACTAAAAACTTATTTTATGTTTCATGCTCAAGAGCAAAGGAGAATTTGGTTGTTTTAGCCTTATCTAAAATGGGAGAGCAAGCAATGAAACAAATTGAAGTCTGGTTTGGATCTGAAAATATAAAGCAAATAAAATAA
- a CDS encoding ATP-dependent nuclease: MRIKNIKVKCFRLLADVSIDLEDDITLIIGRNNTGKTSLFEVIKIFTSGEDSLSFEDFSQSSYPLFKELYIDFKKTLELEIDEETKEAIEKDIIERFPKIQLQIEFIYDKENDLLVELKEFITDLDEKRNDACSLLSFEPHNSLGLLKAFHNRETRETTLISYLKENIKNHYRLKCYAKDILSDYLREIEIGYKDKLRKIVSFEDIKALRVLDDKKSDRNKTLALGFSKYYNERDKTDTNVTAVEKSLTEISKDLKAKYNAVLQQIIKELKSFGASTPIAIPPISIESEFDSESVIKNNIKYYYKQDEIDLPESYNGLGYSNLIYMILELASFIERFKNAKEEKVSEFLTVLIEEPEAHMHPQMQQVFISQIKGLIEKASKLKIYVQLIITSHSSHILSEAGIDSEKGFKRIRYFNKLEKEVEVKDFNILKISNKKLTARFLKQYLTLHKSDLFFSDKVILVEGTTERMLMPQFIKKSAPKLATQYITVLEVGGAYTHKFKEILEFLNLQTLVITDIDSIDAKTGERCAVNNGINGEKTSNHTLKDWIPAKETIKELIEVKNKDKISSNIIRVAYQTEENGITARSFEEAFINSNLSLLKSKYINEKGQEKKVKNLFSFSKVKKIEDLTSATPYELAPISSSSKTNFAFDVMSFPEEIGEWRVPVYISEGLEWLEKSIKKNKEEVITITKT, translated from the coding sequence ATGAGAATAAAAAATATAAAAGTAAAATGTTTTAGATTATTAGCCGATGTATCAATTGACTTAGAAGACGATATTACATTAATCATAGGAAGAAATAATACTGGAAAGACTTCATTATTTGAAGTAATTAAAATTTTTACTTCAGGAGAAGACTCTTTATCTTTTGAGGACTTCTCACAATCTTCATATCCTTTATTTAAAGAACTATATATTGATTTTAAAAAGACATTAGAGTTAGAAATTGATGAAGAGACAAAAGAGGCTATCGAAAAGGACATAATTGAACGTTTCCCTAAAATTCAACTACAAATTGAGTTTATTTATGACAAAGAAAATGACTTGTTGGTTGAATTGAAAGAATTTATTACAGATCTTGACGAAAAGAGAAATGACGCTTGTTCATTACTATCTTTCGAACCTCATAACTCTTTAGGATTATTAAAAGCATTTCATAATAGAGAAACAAGAGAAACTACTTTGATATCTTACCTTAAGGAAAACATAAAAAATCATTACAGATTAAAATGTTACGCTAAAGACATTTTATCAGATTACTTAAGAGAAATTGAAATAGGATATAAAGATAAGCTTAGAAAAATAGTTTCATTTGAAGATATAAAAGCACTTAGAGTATTAGATGATAAAAAAAGTGATCGGAATAAAACATTAGCTTTAGGTTTTTCTAAATATTATAACGAAAGAGATAAAACCGATACTAATGTCACAGCTGTAGAAAAATCCTTAACAGAAATTTCTAAAGACCTAAAAGCCAAATACAATGCTGTATTACAACAAATCATTAAAGAATTAAAATCATTTGGAGCATCAACCCCCATAGCTATACCCCCTATTTCAATTGAATCTGAATTTGATTCAGAATCTGTAATTAAAAATAATATAAAATATTATTACAAGCAAGATGAAATCGATTTACCAGAGAGCTATAACGGACTAGGATACAGTAACTTAATATACATGATTCTTGAATTAGCAAGTTTTATAGAACGTTTTAAAAATGCAAAAGAAGAAAAGGTTTCTGAATTTTTAACTGTACTAATTGAAGAACCTGAAGCACATATGCACCCACAAATGCAACAAGTATTTATTAGTCAAATAAAAGGGCTTATAGAAAAAGCGTCTAAACTTAAAATATATGTTCAATTAATCATAACTTCCCACTCTTCTCATATACTATCTGAAGCAGGAATAGATTCTGAAAAAGGATTTAAGCGAATTAGATATTTTAACAAACTAGAAAAGGAAGTAGAAGTCAAAGACTTTAATATTCTTAAAATCTCCAATAAAAAACTTACTGCACGTTTTTTAAAACAATATTTAACCTTACATAAGTCTGACTTGTTTTTTTCTGATAAAGTAATTTTAGTTGAAGGTACAACTGAAAGAATGTTAATGCCACAATTCATTAAAAAATCAGCTCCTAAATTAGCAACACAATACATTACTGTCTTAGAAGTTGGAGGAGCATACACTCATAAATTCAAAGAGATTTTAGAATTTTTAAACTTACAAACTTTAGTTATAACCGATATAGATTCGATTGATGCTAAAACAGGGGAAAGATGTGCAGTAAACAACGGTATCAACGGTGAAAAAACATCAAATCATACTTTAAAAGACTGGATTCCTGCTAAAGAAACTATAAAAGAATTAATTGAAGTTAAAAATAAAGATAAAATAAGTTCTAATATTATAAGAGTTGCTTATCAAACAGAAGAGAATGGTATAACAGCTAGAAGTTTTGAAGAAGCTTTTATTAATTCAAACTTAAGTTTATTGAAATCCAAATACATTAATGAAAAAGGGCAAGAAAAAAAAGTAAAGAATTTATTTAGCTTTTCTAAGGTTAAGAAAATAGAAGATTTAACATCAGCAACCCCTTATGAATTAGCTCCAATAAGTTCAAGTTCAAAAACAAATTTTGCTTTTGATGTGATGTCATTTCCAGAAGAAATAGGAGAATGGAGAGTCCCTGTTTATATTTCTGAAGGATTAGAATGGTTAGAAAAATCAATTAAAAAAAATAAAGAAGAGGTAATAACAATCACAAAGACATAA